One window from the genome of Xiphophorus hellerii strain 12219 chromosome 16, Xiphophorus_hellerii-4.1, whole genome shotgun sequence encodes:
- the tmem220 gene encoding transmembrane protein 220 gives MGEVCEKISWLSVVWRLSNVLMSVFFTLASYVQINDPDAGLWMVGYAVPAVLCGFIGFRPHVTETLPWRRVADLHLMISSAAIFMLGWKLYTERATQIFQQEEGREFSGLTLTAAWLLLCRRSGRAPVGKLRVSTAVAITVFPIVAWLYYHINKELRSDWPAHCKTAI, from the exons ATGGGAGAAGTTTGTGAGAAGATCTCATGGCTTTCTGTAGTTTGGCGATTAAGTAACGTTTTAATGTCTGTGTTCTTTACTCTGGCTTCCTATGTGCAG atcaatgaTCCAGACGCAGGTTTATGGATG GTGGGTTATGCAGTTCCTGCTGTCCTCTGTGGTTTTATTGGCTTCAGACCTCATGTCACAG AAACTTTGCCCTGGAGGCGCGTTGCTGATCTCCACCTGATGATCTCCAGCGCAGCTATCTTCATGTTAGGATGGAAACTTTACACGGAGCGAGCGACGCAGATCTTCCAGCAGGAGGAGGGCAG AGAATTCTCTGGTCTTACGTTGACGGCTGCTTGGCTTCTTTTGTGTCGACGCTCTGGAAG AGCTCCGGTCGGGAAGCTGCGCGTCTCCACAGCTGTGGCCATCACAGTTTTCCCCATTGTGGCTTGGCTTTACTACCACATCAATAAGGAGCTGCGGTCAGACTGGCCGGCTCACTGTAAAACTGCCATTTAA
- the sco1 gene encoding protein SCO1 homolog, mitochondrial: MSALFQNLRCWLVQSKAVQNRAVRLAHSLIGREAGRKHALSARTELCYLVNASRWHTCRGTQWLKLHSSRSFSSLPPSGDKSKKSGPVTWKSLAVTFAIGGALLGGMKYFKKEKEELIEKKRNKSLGRPALGGPFSLIDHNNKPSRSEDFLGQWILIYFGFTHCPDICPDEIEKMIEVVDEIDRIKSLPNLTPVLITIDPDRDTAEAMAAYVKEFSPKLIGLTGSVAQVEQVSRAYRVYYSQGPKDEDNDYIVDHTIIMYLVGPDGEFVDYFGQNKRSAEISGAIAAHMRKYQKQK, from the exons ATGAGCGCTCTGTTTCAGAACCTGCGCTGCTGGCTGGTTCAGAGTAAAGCCGTCCAGAACCGAGCCGTCAGACTCGCTCACAGTTTAATTGGAAGGGAAGCCGGGCGGAAACACGCGCTGTCAGCGCGGACAGAGCTCTGCTACCTG GTGAACGCCAGCCGGTGGCACACCTGCAGAGGAACACAATGGCTGAAGCTTCACAGCTCAAGATCGTTTTCCTCACTGCCCCCATCAGGCGACAAGTCCAAGAAGTCAGGG CCTGTGACGTGGAAATCTTTAGCGGTGACGTTTGCTATCGGAGGAGCTCTGCTGGGAgggatgaaatatttcaagaagGAAAAAGAGGAGT TGATTGAGAAGAAGCGGAACAAGTCGCTGGGCCGGCCGGCGCTGGGCGGCCCGTTCTCCCTCATCGATCACAACAACAAACCGTCCAGGAGCGAGGACTTCCTGGGCCAGTGGATCCTGATTTACTTCGGCTTCACGCACTGCCCAGACATCTGCCCCGACGAGATCGAGAAGATGATCGAGGTGGTGGATGAGATAG acagAATCAAGTCTCTTCCAAACCTGACACCCGTCCTGATCACCATCGATCCAGACAGAGACACTGCAGAGGCCATGGCTGCGTATGTGAAAG AGTTTTCCCCGAAGCTGATTGGGCTGACGGGGTCGGTGGCTCAGGTGGAGCAGGTGTCCAGAGCGTACCGCGTCTACTACAGCCAGGGGCCGAAGGACGAAGACAACGACTACATC GTGGATCACACCATCATCATGTACCTGGTGGGACCCGACGGAGAGTTCGTCGATTACTTCGGGCAGAACAAGCGCAGCGCGGAGATCAGCGGCGCCATCGCAGCTCACATGAGGAAGTACCAGAAACAAAAGTga
- the map2k4a gene encoding dual specificity mitogen-activated protein kinase kinase 4a isoform X2 yields the protein MEFKHTTMATPGSNSSTTGSSHSSSNAGSVTHHYQQPQQSQSQHTATMSSMQESNTCWRCQSETGKRKALKLNFANPSIKPSTRFSLNTAGPPFQNPHIERLRTHSIESSGKLKISPEQHWDFTAEDLKDLGEIGRGAYGSVNKMVHKPSNMIMAVKRIRSTVDEKEQKQLLMDLDVVMRSSDCPYIVQFYGALFREGDCWICMELMATSLDKFYKFVYGSLDDVIPEEILGKITLATVKALNHLKENLKIIHRDIKPSNILLDRNGNIKLCDFGISGQLVDSIAKTRDAGCRPYMAPERIDPSASRQGYDVRSDVWSLGITLYELATGRFPYPKWNSVFDQLTQVVRGDPPQLSNSDERRFSPKFISFVNVCLTKDESKRPKYRELLRDPFIQMYEERSVDVAGYVCRILDQMPASPSSPTYME from the exons ATGGAATTCAAACACACAACAATGGCGACTCCTGGTTCAAACAGTTCAACGACAGGCAgcagccacagcagcagcaacgcGGGATCCGTCACGCACCACTACCAGCAGCCGCAGCAGTCCCAGTCCCAGCACACCGCAACGATGAGCAGCATGCAGG AGTCCAACACCTGCTGGAGATGTCAGAGTGAAACAG GTAAACGCAAAGCGCTGAAGCTGAACTTCGCCAACCCGTCCATCAAACCCTCCACCAGATTCTCCCTAAACACGGCCGGACCTCCGTTTCAGAACCCACACAT AGAGAGGCTGAGGACTCACAGCATCGAGTCTTCGGGGAAGCTGAAGATTTCCCCGGAGCAGCACTGGGACTTCACCGCCGAGGATCTGAAGGATCTGGGCGAAATCGGCCGAGGGGCTTACGGCTCCGTCAACAAGATGGTGCACAAGCCCAGCAACATGATCATGGCTGTGAAG agGATTCGGTCGACGGTGGATGAGAAGGagcagaagcagctgctgaTGGACCTGGACGTGGTGATGAGAAGCAGTGACTGTCCGTACATCGTCCAGTTCTACGGCGCTCTGTTCAGAGAG gGGGATTGCTGGATCTGCATGGAACTCATGGCGACCTCGTTAGACAAATTTTACAAGTTTGTATACGGCTCGTTAGACGACGTGATTCCAGAAGAGATATTAGGAAAAATCACTTTAGCT ACTGTGAAGGCACTAAACCacttaaaagaaaacttgaaGATAATCCACCGAG ACATCAAGCCGTCCAACATCCTGCTGGACAGAAACGGAAACATAAAGCTCTGCGACTTCGGCATCAGCGGCCAGCTGGTGGACTCCATCGCCAAAACCAGAGACGCCGGCTGCAGGCCGTACATGGCG CCGGAGCGGATCGACCCCAGCGCCTCCAGGCAGGGCTACGACGTCCGCTCCGACGTCTGGAGTTTGGGAATCACACTG tatgAGCTGGCCACAGGACGGTTCCCCTACCCGAAGTGGAACAGCGTGTTCGACCAGCTGACTCAGGTGGTGAGAGGAGATCCGCCGCAGCTCAGCAACTCAGATGAGAGGCGCTTCTCCCCGAAGTTCATCTCCTTTGTCAACGTGTG cCTTACAAAGGATGAATCCAAGAGGCCAAAGTACAGAGAGCTGCTG AGAGACCCGTTCATTCAGATGTACGAGGAGCGCTCTGTGGACGTGGCCGGATACGTCTGCAGGATCCTGGATCAGATGCCGGCCTCTCCCAGCTCCCCCACATACATGGAGTGA
- the map2k4a gene encoding dual specificity mitogen-activated protein kinase kinase 4a isoform X3, with amino-acid sequence MEFKHTTMATPGSNSSTTGSSHSSSNAGSVTHHYQQPQQSQSQHTATMSSMQESNTCWRCQSETALKLNFANPSIKPSTRFSLNTAGPPFQNPHIERLRTHSIESSGKLKISPEQHWDFTAEDLKDLGEIGRGAYGSVNKMVHKPSNMIMAVKRIRSTVDEKEQKQLLMDLDVVMRSSDCPYIVQFYGALFREGDCWICMELMATSLDKFYKFVYGSLDDVIPEEILGKITLATVKALNHLKENLKIIHRDIKPSNILLDRNGNIKLCDFGISGQLVDSIAKTRDAGCRPYMAPERIDPSASRQGYDVRSDVWSLGITLYELATGRFPYPKWNSVFDQLTQVVRGDPPQLSNSDERRFSPKFISFVNVCLTKDESKRPKYRELLRDPFIQMYEERSVDVAGYVCRILDQMPASPSSPTYME; translated from the exons ATGGAATTCAAACACACAACAATGGCGACTCCTGGTTCAAACAGTTCAACGACAGGCAgcagccacagcagcagcaacgcGGGATCCGTCACGCACCACTACCAGCAGCCGCAGCAGTCCCAGTCCCAGCACACCGCAACGATGAGCAGCATGCAGG AGTCCAACACCTGCTGGAGATGTCAGAGTGAAACAG CGCTGAAGCTGAACTTCGCCAACCCGTCCATCAAACCCTCCACCAGATTCTCCCTAAACACGGCCGGACCTCCGTTTCAGAACCCACACAT AGAGAGGCTGAGGACTCACAGCATCGAGTCTTCGGGGAAGCTGAAGATTTCCCCGGAGCAGCACTGGGACTTCACCGCCGAGGATCTGAAGGATCTGGGCGAAATCGGCCGAGGGGCTTACGGCTCCGTCAACAAGATGGTGCACAAGCCCAGCAACATGATCATGGCTGTGAAG agGATTCGGTCGACGGTGGATGAGAAGGagcagaagcagctgctgaTGGACCTGGACGTGGTGATGAGAAGCAGTGACTGTCCGTACATCGTCCAGTTCTACGGCGCTCTGTTCAGAGAG gGGGATTGCTGGATCTGCATGGAACTCATGGCGACCTCGTTAGACAAATTTTACAAGTTTGTATACGGCTCGTTAGACGACGTGATTCCAGAAGAGATATTAGGAAAAATCACTTTAGCT ACTGTGAAGGCACTAAACCacttaaaagaaaacttgaaGATAATCCACCGAG ACATCAAGCCGTCCAACATCCTGCTGGACAGAAACGGAAACATAAAGCTCTGCGACTTCGGCATCAGCGGCCAGCTGGTGGACTCCATCGCCAAAACCAGAGACGCCGGCTGCAGGCCGTACATGGCG CCGGAGCGGATCGACCCCAGCGCCTCCAGGCAGGGCTACGACGTCCGCTCCGACGTCTGGAGTTTGGGAATCACACTG tatgAGCTGGCCACAGGACGGTTCCCCTACCCGAAGTGGAACAGCGTGTTCGACCAGCTGACTCAGGTGGTGAGAGGAGATCCGCCGCAGCTCAGCAACTCAGATGAGAGGCGCTTCTCCCCGAAGTTCATCTCCTTTGTCAACGTGTG cCTTACAAAGGATGAATCCAAGAGGCCAAAGTACAGAGAGCTGCTG AGAGACCCGTTCATTCAGATGTACGAGGAGCGCTCTGTGGACGTGGCCGGATACGTCTGCAGGATCCTGGATCAGATGCCGGCCTCTCCCAGCTCCCCCACATACATGGAGTGA
- the map2k4a gene encoding dual specificity mitogen-activated protein kinase kinase 4a isoform X4 — MLLNFCFLTPDVMLTDGKRKALKLNFANPSIKPSTRFSLNTAGPPFQNPHIERLRTHSIESSGKLKISPEQHWDFTAEDLKDLGEIGRGAYGSVNKMVHKPSNMIMAVKRIRSTVDEKEQKQLLMDLDVVMRSSDCPYIVQFYGALFREGDCWICMELMATSLDKFYKFVYGSLDDVIPEEILGKITLATVKALNHLKENLKIIHRDIKPSNILLDRNGNIKLCDFGISGQLVDSIAKTRDAGCRPYMAPERIDPSASRQGYDVRSDVWSLGITLYELATGRFPYPKWNSVFDQLTQVVRGDPPQLSNSDERRFSPKFISFVNVCLTKDESKRPKYRELLRDPFIQMYEERSVDVAGYVCRILDQMPASPSSPTYME, encoded by the exons ATGCTGCTTAATTTTTGCTTCCTAACTCCTGATGTGATGCTGACCGACG GTAAACGCAAAGCGCTGAAGCTGAACTTCGCCAACCCGTCCATCAAACCCTCCACCAGATTCTCCCTAAACACGGCCGGACCTCCGTTTCAGAACCCACACAT AGAGAGGCTGAGGACTCACAGCATCGAGTCTTCGGGGAAGCTGAAGATTTCCCCGGAGCAGCACTGGGACTTCACCGCCGAGGATCTGAAGGATCTGGGCGAAATCGGCCGAGGGGCTTACGGCTCCGTCAACAAGATGGTGCACAAGCCCAGCAACATGATCATGGCTGTGAAG agGATTCGGTCGACGGTGGATGAGAAGGagcagaagcagctgctgaTGGACCTGGACGTGGTGATGAGAAGCAGTGACTGTCCGTACATCGTCCAGTTCTACGGCGCTCTGTTCAGAGAG gGGGATTGCTGGATCTGCATGGAACTCATGGCGACCTCGTTAGACAAATTTTACAAGTTTGTATACGGCTCGTTAGACGACGTGATTCCAGAAGAGATATTAGGAAAAATCACTTTAGCT ACTGTGAAGGCACTAAACCacttaaaagaaaacttgaaGATAATCCACCGAG ACATCAAGCCGTCCAACATCCTGCTGGACAGAAACGGAAACATAAAGCTCTGCGACTTCGGCATCAGCGGCCAGCTGGTGGACTCCATCGCCAAAACCAGAGACGCCGGCTGCAGGCCGTACATGGCG CCGGAGCGGATCGACCCCAGCGCCTCCAGGCAGGGCTACGACGTCCGCTCCGACGTCTGGAGTTTGGGAATCACACTG tatgAGCTGGCCACAGGACGGTTCCCCTACCCGAAGTGGAACAGCGTGTTCGACCAGCTGACTCAGGTGGTGAGAGGAGATCCGCCGCAGCTCAGCAACTCAGATGAGAGGCGCTTCTCCCCGAAGTTCATCTCCTTTGTCAACGTGTG cCTTACAAAGGATGAATCCAAGAGGCCAAAGTACAGAGAGCTGCTG AGAGACCCGTTCATTCAGATGTACGAGGAGCGCTCTGTGGACGTGGCCGGATACGTCTGCAGGATCCTGGATCAGATGCCGGCCTCTCCCAGCTCCCCCACATACATGGAGTGA
- the map2k4a gene encoding dual specificity mitogen-activated protein kinase kinase 4a isoform X1 — MEFKHTTMATPGSNSSTTGSSHSSSNAGSVTHHYQQPQQSQSQHTATMSSMQESNTCWRCQSETGFQINLSGAHPSKRKALKLNFANPSIKPSTRFSLNTAGPPFQNPHIERLRTHSIESSGKLKISPEQHWDFTAEDLKDLGEIGRGAYGSVNKMVHKPSNMIMAVKRIRSTVDEKEQKQLLMDLDVVMRSSDCPYIVQFYGALFREGDCWICMELMATSLDKFYKFVYGSLDDVIPEEILGKITLATVKALNHLKENLKIIHRDIKPSNILLDRNGNIKLCDFGISGQLVDSIAKTRDAGCRPYMAPERIDPSASRQGYDVRSDVWSLGITLYELATGRFPYPKWNSVFDQLTQVVRGDPPQLSNSDERRFSPKFISFVNVCLTKDESKRPKYRELLRDPFIQMYEERSVDVAGYVCRILDQMPASPSSPTYME; from the exons ATGGAATTCAAACACACAACAATGGCGACTCCTGGTTCAAACAGTTCAACGACAGGCAgcagccacagcagcagcaacgcGGGATCCGTCACGCACCACTACCAGCAGCCGCAGCAGTCCCAGTCCCAGCACACCGCAACGATGAGCAGCATGCAGG AGTCCAACACCTGCTGGAGATGTCAGAGTGAAACAG GGTTTCAGATAAACCTGTCTGGAGCTCACCCAA GTAAACGCAAAGCGCTGAAGCTGAACTTCGCCAACCCGTCCATCAAACCCTCCACCAGATTCTCCCTAAACACGGCCGGACCTCCGTTTCAGAACCCACACAT AGAGAGGCTGAGGACTCACAGCATCGAGTCTTCGGGGAAGCTGAAGATTTCCCCGGAGCAGCACTGGGACTTCACCGCCGAGGATCTGAAGGATCTGGGCGAAATCGGCCGAGGGGCTTACGGCTCCGTCAACAAGATGGTGCACAAGCCCAGCAACATGATCATGGCTGTGAAG agGATTCGGTCGACGGTGGATGAGAAGGagcagaagcagctgctgaTGGACCTGGACGTGGTGATGAGAAGCAGTGACTGTCCGTACATCGTCCAGTTCTACGGCGCTCTGTTCAGAGAG gGGGATTGCTGGATCTGCATGGAACTCATGGCGACCTCGTTAGACAAATTTTACAAGTTTGTATACGGCTCGTTAGACGACGTGATTCCAGAAGAGATATTAGGAAAAATCACTTTAGCT ACTGTGAAGGCACTAAACCacttaaaagaaaacttgaaGATAATCCACCGAG ACATCAAGCCGTCCAACATCCTGCTGGACAGAAACGGAAACATAAAGCTCTGCGACTTCGGCATCAGCGGCCAGCTGGTGGACTCCATCGCCAAAACCAGAGACGCCGGCTGCAGGCCGTACATGGCG CCGGAGCGGATCGACCCCAGCGCCTCCAGGCAGGGCTACGACGTCCGCTCCGACGTCTGGAGTTTGGGAATCACACTG tatgAGCTGGCCACAGGACGGTTCCCCTACCCGAAGTGGAACAGCGTGTTCGACCAGCTGACTCAGGTGGTGAGAGGAGATCCGCCGCAGCTCAGCAACTCAGATGAGAGGCGCTTCTCCCCGAAGTTCATCTCCTTTGTCAACGTGTG cCTTACAAAGGATGAATCCAAGAGGCCAAAGTACAGAGAGCTGCTG AGAGACCCGTTCATTCAGATGTACGAGGAGCGCTCTGTGGACGTGGCCGGATACGTCTGCAGGATCCTGGATCAGATGCCGGCCTCTCCCAGCTCCCCCACATACATGGAGTGA